The following proteins come from a genomic window of Miscanthus floridulus cultivar M001 chromosome 2, ASM1932011v1, whole genome shotgun sequence:
- the LOC136519025 gene encoding zinc finger BED domain-containing protein RICESLEEPER 2-like, with the protein MGEPNSNDNAMVHDSEMVDGNGVIHDSEMIHGSEMIHGDEMIHGNEMIHGTEMVEGSEMIHGHDMVQVNDLIHGNEMVPVNDMVNGDEMAHGNELVNAEMTPRTSRRRKKKSLVWEHFTIEPMPGGNSRACCNLCKQTFAYSSGSKIAGTSHLKRHITLGSCPVMKDQDRKLTLPLAGGHVTDNDGEASVERPTKRRYRYTGYANATFDQERSSSYLAKMIILHDYPLHIVQQSSFTNFIESLQPRFKVVDVETMEGEVYAVFQKAKENLLQAFSTMPGRISLTIGLWTTSQTLGYVSLAGQFIDSDWKVHRRMLNFMMVSSPHSENALSEAISSSLSEWNMKDKLFTITLDNDCSSHDIYSANLRDHLSNKNNLMLKGQLFVVRCYAHILNVVAQDVIASIHGVIYNIRESIKFIKASPSREEKFAEIALQLEIPSAKTLCLDVTTQWNTTYLMLLAALDYKQAFATLETCDDNYNESPSAEDWKKVEASCNYLKLLYDSAHSVMASANPTANIFFHEAWKIQLELANGTEHESPFFSSIAKDMHERFDKYWKDCSLVLAVAVVMDPRFKMKLVEFSYSKIYGAEAAKYVKVVNDSLHELYKEYVAQPLPLTPAYVDANNVAANANVNQGNPPSTSDGLLDFDMYLSEIQSSQPAKCELEQYLEESLTPRIQEFDILNWWKLNTVKFPTLSKMAQDILAIPMSMVSSGSSIFSAGTGNRMLDDYRSSLRPETVEALVCAKDWLQYSPPAATEGPGSEMIKAEAL; encoded by the coding sequence ATGGGTGAGCCAAACAGCAATGATAATGCAATGGTGCATGACAGTGAGATGGTTGATGGCAATGGTGTGATCCATGATAGTGAGATGATTCATGGTAGTGAGATGATCCATGGCGATGAGATGATCCATGGCAATGAGATGATTCATGGGACTGAGATGGTTGAAGGCAGTGAGATGATCCATGGTCATGATATGGTTCAGGTTAATGATCTCATCCACGGTAATGAGATGGTTCCAGTTAACGACATGGTCAATGGTGACGAGATGGCCCATGGTAATGAATTGGTCAATGCTGAGATGACCCCGCGAACATCAAGACGTCGGAAGAAGAAGTCGTTAGTTTGGGAGCACTTCACTATAGAACCCATGCCAGGAGGAAACTCAAGAGCATGCTGCAATTTATGCAAGCAAACCTTTGCGTATAGTTCTGGCTCAAAAATTGCAGGCACTAGCCATCTCAAGAGGCACATCACCCTGGGCTCCTGTCCTGTTATGAAAGACCAAGACAGGAAGCTAACACTGCCACTTGCAGGGGGGCATGTCACTGATAATGATGGTGAGGCTTCTGTGGAACGTCCTACTAAGAGGCGTTACAGATACACTGGTTAtgcaaatgctacttttgatcAGGAACGGAGCTCCTCTTATCTGGCGAAGATGATCATTTTGCATGACTACCCACTTCACATTGTTCAACAGTCATCCTTTACTAATTTTATTGAGAGTCTGCAGCCTCGTTTCAAGGTTGTAGATGTGGAGACAATGGAAGGAGAGGTGTATGCTGTTTTCCAGAAAGCAAAAGAGAACCTGTTGCAAGCATTCAGCACTATGCCAGGAAGGATCAGCCTCACTATAGGACTCTGGACAACCAGTCAGACTCTTGGCTATGTTTCTCTTGCTGGGCAGTTTATTGACTCTGATTGGAAAGTGCACCGAAGAATGCTCAACTTCATGATGGTGTCTTCTCCTCATTCAGAGAATGCACTTAGTGAAGCTATTAGCTCGAGCCTTTCGGAGTGGAATATGAAGGACAAGCTGTTCACTATCACATTGGATAACGATTGCTCTTCCCATGATATTTACAGTGCAAATCTTAGGGATCACCTCTCCAATAAGAACAACCTCATGCTTAAGGGACAGCTCTTTGTTGTGAGGTGCTATGCTCATATCCTGAATGTAGTTGCTCAGGATGTAATTGCTTCGATTCACGGCGTGATTTACAACATCCGTGAGAGTATCAAGTTCATAAAAGCTTCTCCAAGCCGTGAGGAGAAGTTTGCTGAGATTGCTCTGCAGCTGGAGATTCCCAGTGCCAAGACCCTTTGTTTAGATGTCACAACCCAGTGGAACACAACTTATCTGATGCTGCTGGCTGCCTTGGACTATAAGCAGGCTTTTGCTACACTGGAGACATGTGATGATAATTACAATGAATCTCCTTCAGCAGAGGACTGGAAGAAAGTTGAGGCTAGCTGTAATTACCTGAAACTGCTATATGACTCTGCACATAGTGTGATGGCTTCAGCAAACCCTACTGCAAACATCTTTTTCCATGAAGCTTGGAAAATTCAGCTTGAGCTAGCCAATGGCACAGAACATGAAAGTCCCTTTTTCAGCAGTATTGCCAAGGATATGCATGAGAGATTTGACAAATACTGGAAAGATTGCAGCCTGGTGTTAGCCGTTGCTGTTGTTATGGATCCACGTTTCAAGATGAAGCTTGTTGAGTTCAGTTACTCTAAAATTTATGGTGCTGAGGCTGCGAAATATGTTAAGGTTGTCAATGACTCTCTGCATGAGCTGTATAAGGAGTATGTGGCACAGCCGCTCCCCTTGACCCCTGCCTATGTTGATGCTAACAATGTGGCTGCCAACGCGAATGTTAACCAGGGAAATCCTCCTTCCACTAGTGATGGTCTTCTTGACTTTGATATGTACCTTTCTGAGATTCAAAGTAGCCAGCCTGCAAAATGTGAACTGGAGCAGTACCTGGAGGAATCCCTCACTCCACGTATCCAGGAGTTTGATATCCTTAACTGGTGGAAGCTTAACACAGTCAAGTTTCCAACTCTGTCCAAGATGGCCCAGGATATCTTGGCCATCCCAATGTCGATGGTTAGCAGTGGCAGCTCCATATTCTCTGCTGGAACTGGGAACCGCATGCTTGATGACTACAGAAGCTCTCTTCGCCCGGAGACTGTGGAGGCACTTGTCTGTGCAAAAGACTGGCTCCAGTATTCACCACCGGCTGCAACTGAGGGGCCAGGTTCTGAGATGATCAAGGCAGAAGCATTGTAG
- the LOC136538097 gene encoding GRF-interacting factor 1 produces the protein MQQQHLMQMNQNMIGGYTSPAAVTTDLIQQYLDENKQLILAILDNQNNGKVEECERHQAKLQHNLMYLAAIADSQPPQTAPLSQYPSNLMMQPGPRYMPPQSGQMMSPQSLMAARSSMMYAHPSMSPLQQQQAAHGQLGMASGGGGGTTSGFSILHGEASMGGAAGAGAGNSMMNAGMFSGFGRSSSGAKEGSTSLSVDVRGGTSSGAQSGDGEYLKAGTEEEGS, from the exons ATGCAGCAGCAACACCTGATGCAGATGAACCAGAACATGATTGGGGGCTACACCTCACCTGCCGCTGTGACCACCGATCTCATCCAGCAG TACCTGGATGAGAACAAGCAGCTGATCCTAGCCATCCTCGACAACCAGAACAATGGCAAGGTGGAGGAGTGCGAACG GCACCAAGCTAAGCTCCAGCACAACCTCATGTACCTGGCCGCCATCGCCGACAGCCAGCCACCACAGACCGCACCACTATCACAG TACCCGTCCAACTTGATGATGCAGCCGGGCCCTCGGTACATGCCACCGCAGTCCGGGCAGATGATGAGCCCGCAGTCGCTAATGGCGGCGCGGTCCTCCATGATGTACGCGCACCCATCCATGTCACcgctccagcagcagcaggcggcgcACGGCCAGCTGGGCATGGCTTCAGGGGGCGGCGGTGGCACGACCAGTGGGTTCAGTATCCTCCACGGTGAGGCCAGCATGGGCGGTGCTGCTGGCGCTGGCGCCGGCAACAGCATGATGAACGCCGGCATGTTCTCAGGCTTTGGCCGCAGCAGCAGTGGCGCCAAGGAGGGGTCGACCTCGCTGTCGGTTGACGTCCGGGGTGGCACCAGCTCCGGCGCGCAGAGCGGGGATGGCGAGTACCTGAAAGCAGGCACCGAGGAAGAAGGCAGTTAA